From the Hevea brasiliensis isolate MT/VB/25A 57/8 chromosome 13, ASM3005281v1, whole genome shotgun sequence genome, the window CAAAGCCTCAATTCAGGTGGAGGCCAATTCACAACTGTGCGCCAGATCCATATCAAAGTGTCTGCCATAACTTAACCTCTGTAGAATTTGATGAATAATTGACTAATTGTAGTAGCTAGGCGTGCAATAGATGAGATGTGACCTGCTGAGGAGGTTAGTGGCCTATCACATTCTAATTGCCTGAAAAGACCAGCCAAATTACAAGAATTCGTCAAAGAGACCTATTGCCACTGCCTTGCCTTGCCTGCCCAGGACCATGGATGATGACTGGATGGATAATTATATTGTGCTTTTCAGAGTTTGGCACATGGATGTGGTAGTCCTCCTAAGCATTTGTCCTTCGATTTTTGGCACTGATTTTGATGCCTGCAAATCCAATTGGTTTACTTCCTCAATTGGGGCCTTTCTGCTTCCACCAAACGTTTTTCACTACAGGGCAGAATCTTTAATTAGGAATTGGTAATACACTTAGGTGACCACCAAAATGCAATAATTTGACTGTGTTTCCTTAAACAGCCTGCTAAGGAATTATTCGAGCCATACCTTGATTCACCCTGTAGTTTTTATATTGGGAATAAAGTTCatgaaattttgtaaaatttatttaatgaTTGTATGTAGTTGGGGGAAATCCCACAGCTTTGGGCTGCAATGCTAATGATCCCTCGCACCATTTTGAGTTGGGCAGGCCTGGTTTGAATTTGAAGCCTGAAGGCCCTCAACTGGTAAAAGGGGTGACTTGACTTGCGCATGCCGTTGGTGCTGGGCACTTACAACGCATTGTCTTTGCTGATAAATTACATTGCATTTCAGCTtgtcattttttattaattaggtgCTGTCTCATAGTACGGAAGATCTAAACTTTAATTATTAACATcctcttatttttttaataaaaagtttGGAAAACAAAAAACCTTTGCTTGTTATTAATTAGCCATGACATCAACGTGTGGAACCCTTCCAAAGTGCCAATGACCACTTCAATTGTTCATGCCATTGGTGGCCAATGCTTGGCACGTATTTCCCATTATGTTTAATAACAAATCTCTTTTGCAATTTAGGTTGTCGAATGTTTGCTTACGAACTTGGTTTGTAGTGAGATTAGAAATTTAATTCcagtataaaattttaaattttcattcaaCTCAAGGAGGGTATTTGATTGGACATCATATTGAAGTGGGATCTATCAATCAGTTGTTCTAGATAGCAATGTGATGAATGATGtatgaattgaagaaattgggTTAGAAATCAGTTTTGCTTCCGGTACATGGAAATGCTTCGGTGCGCATAGTCAATTATATAGAATTGAGCCAAGCAGAAACATCCTGACTTCCATCAGAAGAAATCAAGCTTAAGGTGCTATAAAAGACTCATCCATGCTGTATATAATGCTTAGAAAGACAATATATGAAATGGAAATACTTTAACAACTCCACCAATTCTCACTCATTTTAGAGATTTACAGCTAAAAAACGTGGGGTCCTATGCAGTTGCGTCTGGTGATCAGCAGTTGTCAGCCCTTGTCTCCCATCAGCATCTATGCTAGGGGTCCCAGGGCATTCTGTGGTCAATCTGAACATATAAAAGCAGAAATGCGAACAAACTGCTGAAAAAGCTTAGGCATAGAGAGAATAATGAATTAACTATAGATAAATAGGATTAGGAAATACATGGGGAAATAAAATGCGTTGGCTGTGCTGTTACTTGAAGGAGGAAAGATGCTAACCTCTGGGTGTTCTATCTGGCCTGAGGGACGATTAGCTTCAGGGGAACAAGCTATAGATTCTCCTTCACTCGAACTTGTCAGGCTTTCAGGGCTAGAGGACACTATACTTTCAGTCTCTGTTGTGTTTGTTCTCTAGCAATAACCAAATGCGATTTTATGATCGACAGAAATGGATAAATTAGCACCACAGCCATTCAATAATTGCGTCTGTAGTTTCACAGTCTGTATACAGATAAATTAGTCCCAATTATATACCAATGGTTCTAGCCAGAGGTCATGGCAGAAGCATTTTGTTTGGGGTGGTTGAAGTTCAAATTCTATTCTTATATATttctttattaataaatataacttaataaaaatacttaaattgAAAATATAAAGGGGCATTTTTGTACTTCTAAATTTGTCTTCCGATCTACGCTGGGGATCCATGTCCTGAAAAGAAGACGAATTCAAATTTCAGTCAGAAGCATTCTTCGGCAActcttctctctcttctctctctcgaaTACGCTCGTACTGCTCTCATTCTACTCATAGTTATAGACGGTTTGAAGAATCAAATTCCGAAACGATGTACGATCCTCAGCATTTCGTAGATTTGCAAGGAAATTCCAATTTCTTGGACCCCAAATCATGGCTCTCTGGCGACGATAACTCTTCCCCGACTCTCCGACGTGCTCAGTCCCAACTCTCCGCCCACACTTCCACCTCTGCTTCCACCACTGCAGCAGCCGGCAATGTCGATCGCGTCCTCTATGACAATCTAGTTGAGATGGTGCCTCTCGTCGAGTCCCTCATCGTAATTTCTCTCCCCCTTACTTGTGCATTTAATCTGTTTAAGTAACAGGAGTAATATAAGGCTCAGTTCGGTTTTTATGAAGAGAAAAGAATTAAAGTTTCGTGAGCTAAGCTCACAAGGTAGTGGATCCTGCTGGGTTGCTTTGAATATTGTGTAGGATCGGAAAGCCAGCAGTTCATTTACGCGGCGCGGGTCCATTATCTACACAAAGACGCCTTCCAGAGAATCTTTATACAAAAGAGTACggttttcaatttttaatttttcgtttctttacttatatttttatagcatttgGACCTTGTATGTTGCAATTTGTTTGTTTTTTCATTTCCTGGCCAAATTTGTATGATTAATTCCTCTTTTTGGCATGCGATGTGAGGTAGTTTATTTTAATGATGTAACGTGTAAGCTTAAAGTTTCCTTGTTTACTTCTAGTATAGTCATGTTAATGTAACTCAAGAACTCCCAATGTGAATTTATGGGAACGTCACTGAGACATTGTTAGGTTGTGAATATATGATGAATTAAATGCATGCTCGGTAGACAATGATGAAGTCTAATAAAGtgtaatgaaattaatttttagttttttttattgaatttttatttgattatattcAGTTACATCCTACTGTTGATTTACCAATTTATTTTCATGTTTGTCTCTCACTATGCATGATAGATTTTGTTGCCTTGCAATTCAATGTGCCCAACAATCATTCTTTATCAGAAGAGAAATAGAAGATGGCTTTATGTAGTTGTTCATGACCTGAGACAACTTCTGGAAAAGCTTTGGTTTATTTCCCTTCCAGCACAAAGGATGAGATCTTAAACAGTTTGTTCAAACGTAGTTGTCTCAAGGGATTGTGTACTATGCATAACCATAAACAGCTTTGCTTCACATTTTGTCAGTTAGCTTCTCTCTTTAGGAGCTATTGAAACCTCACTAAATCTGGCAAGGATTTCTGTTGATCATGGTTTCCAAATATGTTGAGCTTTTCCTTCTTTGGTTCTCTTGAGGGAAGTCCATCAAGAAAGAAAGGGTCAAAATTTTGCTATTAGATTTGCCAATTTAATGGATTGGATTCATCTCTTATTTTCTGACCCTGAGCCTGAATTGCATAGTTAAGTTGAGTTGAAGTGTTTAAACTTTGAAGTCTTTCATGTGCTTTGTCTATGACTTGTATGCGTTAAACATGGGGAAAGGTGGCCTAATGTAGGAATGACAAGCAGATGAAAGGGCACAATGACCCAAAAGAgggagggaggggggggggggggggtgaacaGAATCGAGTGTTGAGCACTTATAATGTTCAAACTTGGGATTTGCCGAACCCTGCGCACTTGTTCTGCACTTTAACTGATGCCAAATGTTTGTTTTCACAATGTCAAAAGTGCTTAGGCATTCACACAACTTTAGTTgagctttttttatttttttatttttctattcctTGTCTTTTATTgagataattaatttcaataacaATAGCATGAGCCCTGCTTCATTTTGGCATCTGGCCATAATGTGGCCAAATATGTGACATTTTGACTAAATTTACTAAGACAGTTGTATTGTTTGGAAAGATTTCAGAAAAATACCCTTTGGTTTAGTGCTTTGATATTTAAGGATTGGATTTGTTACCCTTGTTTTAGTATTAAAAGGTTATTCATTATCACTTTAGTACCCTTATATGCTGATGTCTTTAAAACCATACATATGTGGAGCCCAAGTCTCCTAAAATGACTATTAGACTTGAGCATTATCCATATGATATCATTATGATAGTCATATGACACCAAAGCTAAATTTTTACCCCTCTTTTtaagataaaattttattatgctgaaaaaaaaaaaatcttatggtTTGGTCCTTTGATATTTGAggattgaattttcttttttagtGTTGTTTTAGTTCACAAGTCTATTCATTATCACTTTGATACCTTTATATGCTGATGTCATTAAACCCTAAGTCTCATAAGATGACAATTAGTAATTTGACTTGAGTGTTATCCATATGATGTTTTTATGTTAGTCATATGACATCAAATTAGTGCTACAAATAGTTATTAAAGGCCCAAGGCGCCAAGGGTCCTGGGGCCTAAGCTCAAGGCGTGGGCCTGAACGAGGCGAGgcgcaaaaataaaaaaaaattcataaaaaataaataaatgagacaACTATAAATAACATAAAGTTAAACATAATAATAACTAGCATTCTAAAAATTAAGTTTGCAAtccatttaaaattaaaataagctACTCATAGTCATAGTTTAAaacactaatatatatatatatatatatatatatatatatatatatatatatatatatattgaaactaGTCTTTTAATGTCTCAAAAATGAAATCAAGACAaatgcaaataataataataatcactaTTTGACATATTCAactaattaagcattattaacaATTTAGCATCTTAATATCTCTAAGAACTAAAAACTGCAAAATTCAATCAAGAAATTTAGTTAAGATTCAAGAAGCAGCATAATATTTAACATTTTGAatccataatatttaatatttacttGCTCATGGAACCTAACTAAAAAACTGATGTGAAGAATCTGTTGTAAATTATTCAAGCAGGCTACTCAACTCAAGGACCTCCTATAGAGGAATGTAACTCATCTAACATTCAAGCAAATCTTCTTTCTATTTATAGTTAAGGTATACTCAAGAAGAGACTAGCCTCATCATGGCCATTTGAAGACACTAACATAAACTCTAACCCTTGGTTAGGCCTATAGGGTTTACAACTCCACATGATTCAAGAAGAGAAGAATGTGGAAGAGATTGAAGGAAGAAAAGAAGCatggaagaaaaaaaattttccatAGCATAACGGTAGGGAAAGAACATGCCGTGAACAGAGAGAGAccaaaagaagaagagaagaagcaagaaaaaaaaagaaaaggagcaTACTGCATAGGGCAGCAAGCTATTTGGTAAgtgctccttcttcttcttcttctggacGACACAATGTGGGCTACGTGAGGTTGAGTTTttccaaaaaaacaaaaaaaaggccACCTGTCGCTGAACCAGGGAGAGGTACGCCTTGGTGCACCTCGCTGCGCCTGGGTGAGGTCGCCCGCCCTCCATGGCCTGAGGTGTCGCCCTTTGAACCTGTTGCGCCTCTCACCTCAGGTGCACATGAGTCCACCTGAGGTGAGACTTTGACAACTCTGGTGCTGCATTTTTTTTCACctcagccatacgaccggctatgttatatggtagtgagtgttgggcactgaaagagtcgtatgcatctaagttaagagttgcagagatgagaatgttaaggtggatgagtggccatactagactagataaagtccgtaatgaaagtattagagaaaaggtaggagtggtgccaattgaagataagttgagagaatagagattaaggtggtttggtcatgtgaagcgtagacatacggaggctccagttagacaagtagagcacattaggttagaggatagaaagaaaaaaaggggtagacctaaattgacttggaggagagtagtacaacatgatttagaagtattacacatttctgaggatttaacccaaaatcgttcagagtgaaaAAAGcggatccatatagccgaccccaaattttttgggataaaggcttagttgagttgagttgagttgagttattttATGCTATAGGAATATTATCTAAATGTAATAATAATGATATTAGTTCAAATGGTAATAAAGTGACAATAGATGAAATCTCATGGTAATAAAGTGACAAGTGTTCAGCAGTATATTGTTCAAACTTGGAATTTGCCCAATCCTGATCACTTGTTCTGCACTTGAGCTAATGCCAAATGTTTTGTCGAAAGTGCTTAGGCATTCACACAACTTTAGTTgagcttctttttttttatttttttatttttaaattcctTGTCTTTTATTGAGAAATAATTAATTTGAACAACAATAGCATGAACCCTGCTTTATTTTGGCATTTGGCCATAATGTGGCCATTTATGTGACTCTTTGGTTTAGTCCTTTGATATTTAaggattgaatttttttttaccgTTGTTTTAGTATCACAAGGTTATTCATTATCACTTTAGTACCCTTATATGCTGATATCATTAAAACCATACATATGTGGTGCCCAAGTCTACTTAAATGACTATCAGACTTGAGTATTATCCATATGATATCATTATGATTGTCATATGACACCAAAGCTAAATTTTCCTCCCTACTTTtaagataaaattttattatggtgtaaaaaaaaaacaaaaatcctaTGGTTTGGTCCTTTGATATTTGAggattgaattttcttttttagtGTTGTTTTAGTTCACAAGGTTATTCATTATCACTTTAGTACCTTTATATGCTGATATCGTTAAACCCCAAATCTCATAAAATGACAATTAGACTTGAGTGTTATCCATATGATGTCTTTACGATAGTCATATGACATCAAATTAGTgctacattaatttttttttttcctttttcccccTATTCTTAAGATAAGATTTTGCTGTGGCGAAAAAAAGAAGTTCTATTTTTTTTCCCAGACATATTTCAGGTAACATCAATAAAACTTTTTATTTCATATAATGAGTTATCTTATGCTATAGGAATATTATCTAAATATCATTATAATGATCTTAGTTCAAATGGTAATAAAGTGACAATAGATGAAATCTCATGGTACTAAACTGGTGTAAAAGATTTTTCCATCCCTTAGAGTGTCAAAGTGTTAAACCACAAGCATTTTTCTGAACAGCATTCTGTCAGTGTTGCAATAATTTAATTAGGCCTTGAATACTGTTTTTATTTATGCCCTGATGCGTATCTTTGAACAGCGAACAAAGCAATTTTTCTGTAGTTTGTGGAAATTAACTACATATCCTAAAACCTTATATAAAGATTTAGTCACATAAACTGAatgctcaatttttttttttttttttaaagaaatcttGTTTTGATGACTACTTTGGTTATCTGTGTTCTATTCATGTAATTGGTATTGTCATTGTGCATCTGTGGTCTCTGGTGATCAGTTTCTTcaggcaatttttttttttaatatggatGTCAATGTTCCAACCGACACTGATTCTTCCCTTCTTATTATTGAAGACAATTGATCTGAAAGGAAGGTATCCATCTCAGTCTTTACCaccaaaaaagaaaaaggaacatAGGGACAAGGACCAAAGCAAGAATGCAAGTAATAATCAAGTTGCTGATGGCTTCTCAATTTTTTCCTCGAGGGATTTGGCTGCAGAGAAGGACTTAGAAGAGCTAGTTAGATTGAGGGAACAAATTGAGGATCTGCAAAGGAAGTTATTGGAGAAAGATGAACTTCTGAAATCAGCTGAAATTTCAAAGAACCAGATGAATGTTGTTTATACAACACTTGATGAACTGAAACACGAGGCCGCAGAGAAGGATTCCATAATTAAGTCTACTCAACTACAACTTTCTGATGCGAAGGTACATAATATCTACTGGTTTGCTTGTATCATTTATTAGCATGATGAGTCTTTATTCATTTGTTACCATGAATAATATTTCTTGCCTATTAATAAACTGTAATGACTCATAACAATAATTGCAGATTTGATGATATTATATAATGTGATTGCACTCTGATCCTAGTGATTGTAGCCAATTTTGAGATCCCGCAGATTCAACTTTCGTTGATGCAAATGCAAAACTTGGACAATTTATGTGGCTTAAAGTTATGATGCTTGAGATCCATTTTTGTTCTAGGAAGAACTAATTGGAAGGCCATTTTTAACTTGAGAAACTTATAAtgctttgaaattaaaattaaatgtttttaaaatttaatttttttttccattataTTCCATTCTTAGAGAATGTTAAATCCTTGAAGCTATTTATATCATTTAGATCTTGACTGAGTTATGTCATCCTAGAAGGGTGGAAATAAAGCCACATGTCTAAAATGAACTCTCTCACTCTTCCCCCCAACCTCCTCCTTGTTAGAAAGTCGTTTCATTTGCTAGTAACAGCTGTATTTTTTATACAGATCAAGCTTGCGGACAAACAAGCTGCCCTGGAGAAGATACAGTGGGAAGCAATGACATCCAATAGGAAAGCGGAGAAGCTCCAGGAAGACCTAGATTCTCTCCAGGGAGGCATTTCATCATTCACAATGTTATTTGAAGGCTTGGCTAATAATGATTCCACAGTATATGCTGAAGATTATGACGTCAAACCACGTTATTTAGATTATCTTCCTGATATTGTAAGCACATAGCCCATTTTTGCATGTCTAATATTTTTTTTGCGTTTACCATTTACATTCTTTTTTGCAGATATTTTTATTACTTGTCATATTGATAATAATGGGAGAAGGCGAGCAACAATCAAAACCTTTGTTCATCTTATGTTATTCACTTGCTCTGCTCTTCATGCTTGGCATCACCTTGCCATGGTTAAATACCAGCTTTTATTGTATAGGGGAAAAACTGCTGTGGCTTGAATTTTTAGATCATGGTTTGTTAACTTGGTAAAAGGGAGCATATTAAAGAAAATGAAGTTTTTTCCCCCTTCACCTGATAATGTACGCGTGCATCTTGTTTACTTACACTTGTTGGTTTGATCTTATTTGCTGCTGAACCATATCCATACAGGATGATATTGATCACAAGGAGATGCAAAAAATGGAAGAAGCAAGACGAGCTTATGTTATTGCTGTCACTGCTGCAAAGGAAAAGCAAGATGAAGAGTCTATTGCTGCCGCAGCTAGTGCAAGACTACGTCTTCAGTCTATTGTTTTTAAATCCAACAGTATGAATGCTGGTAAGGATTTTAACAATGGCCAGGTTTCACAAGCTTCTTAATTCTTGTGGAGCATTTGTACCCGTGGTCCAGCACGCATGTGATTAACAGGCTAAATACTTTTAACCCTCTTTCGCCTCTTTTTCTTCTGctgttattataaatttttttttctcgttTAATGGGTTGGTTTATTTTGTTTTTGATAATCATATGTATCTAATCCACTCAAGATCTCCCTTATCATATTATTTGTACATGGTTTGTTTCCATGGAAGGCGAATGTCGCTAATCTATATAGCACTTGGTATTACTTTGTTTCAACGCTTACCTCCTctcttttttccttcttcttctctgCATGAATTATTCGCTGCCTTTGGCGGAAGGATTACACTTACCATGAAAATTGCAAAACGCGCATTTCAATTGGCGATTACAATCAAGTTATGCAGAGCCTGCCACCATTTTTTTTAATGGCCGTAATTGCAAATATATCTAAGGTTTGAAATTTCTTTAGGTCATTATTAACCCAACAAACAAATTCGCTGTAACTGCTAACAGATCATGAGATGAACATGAATGGTTTTCAATATttcaaaaaagagaaagaaaaggaaaatataGCGGTCACCTTTTGTTCAATCTTAACTCAAAGTCTTTGATTTGGTGGTAACAGGACCTTGAGAGTTGCCGTTGGAGGGAGCTGGGATTATTGATTCTGACACTTAGGAAGGTAAATATGGTTATAAACAGGACATAAGTACACCCAACATAAGCAAGAAGTTTTCTATGGTAGAATGTCTTGAAGCAAtgtgacttttttttttaaattattgataAATGGCAATTGAATGATAGACTTCTAATAATTATATGTTCAAACCAGCCATTCTcctaaaaaataacaaaaattcaCGGAAATTTTCAGATTAGAATCTCCAACACTGAAAACGAGCACAAGTTAGTTTGTGCTTCCTTATGTAGAGGCCCTCTGATTTTGGCATTTGTGCAGGACTGCCCATCAGCTCCCAGTGCAATctgcatttttttttctcaatcaaATTAGCTTAGCAATCAACTACAAGAGCCAAGCCATTTGGAGTTAGTAGCTACTTGAATTATCACAAGATTCAAGCTTACATCGGAAAAGAAAAAGACCCTGTGCTGCTTTCTGATTGATTGGAGTCGCTCGATTCGACAGACTGCTTTCTGATCCCATGCTTTTCCATTACTTCAAATTTATGGCCCCTGGCGCTGGCAACCGAATGTGACTCTATGTCCAAGTAAGTGTTCTGTTCTTCCTCGTCCTGCCAATAAGgagcaaaaaggaaaaaaaaaatgtatttcTAATTGGTACATGAAGTTTAAATCTGTGTCACCTACATCAGAGGGTAGGATCTTAGTACTATTGCTCATTGTTGTTCGTATCAACATGCCATTTGGCTAGTAATCAATAGTTTAATGTCTATCTGGTAAAAATTCAAGCTCTTTATATGGAGAGTAATGAAGAAAATTAGTCTAAACAAGAGGTTATCAAGTCATGTAATTTTCAAAACCATGATACCATTTTTCTGTTCTAAGGCTGAAACATTGAAATTGCTTCATTTTCTTCCAGTTGATACCATTAACAAAAAATGATTGATACTGGTGTTAGTCTTGTGTCCTATTTTGATTTCAAATTTACATCATCGGAGAGCTGCTATGCGTACCTCTTCAACAGGATTGAGCCCTTGTCCGATGCCCTGTGCATTTGAAGTTTTCCCATGGCTGCTCTTCTCGCATGTCTCTGCAACCTCACCATAATTAAGCTGCATTTCAACACAAAAAGACAATGACATAAACCAATCTTTCTTTCACTTGTTTGTTATGGTCAGGTAACTTGTTGAATACCCATtgagaagaaaaagaaggaaaaatcCTTGCTGACCTTTCTAACGACAGGCCTTGGACTTCTGTTCCCAGAATCAAAGAGCTCCAAAGCTTCTAGCTTGCCATCTTTAACAACATCAAAGGCACCATCTTCTTTAAAGCAGAAAACTATATAGTCCTCATCTTGAAAATGTGGCCAGCCTGaatcattgctcttattttccaTTGAAACAGTGTTTCTATCCAGTGTTACATCATGGTTAACTTGTTTCTCGTTTCTATATCTATTTCGCCATAACAATTTCTTGCTAGCCCTTTTGCCTTTCATCTCATCCTTCTTGATATCAAAAACCATGTTCTTGATAGGTGGCTGAGGCGATGAAGTGCAAACTCTACCTGGGTCATCATCTGCAAGAAGCATACAAAAATACTAAAGATTATGTATTGAAAATTGCTAATAAAGGATAGAGATGTTGAAGATTTTCTGACCGTTAgagattttaaatttgaaaaattaaatgcCCTCTTATTCTTATTCTTAAACTGGTTCTAAAGGCAGGTTAAGCTAGATAAAAAGAAGCTCCAGTTTTGTTTAGATACCCAGAGGAAATTTGCAGGGCAAGAAACAAGATACCCAGTCCCTGAGTCGCCATCTAATAAACCTGGTCATTGTCCATGGTGTACACATGATTAATTCTGTTTTCTCTTGCAGGAAAACAGTTTGAGAAGAGAATGGGGAGAAGAGAAGATTAATTAGGAGAGGGAAATGGCCATTTGAATTTGAATAAAGGACTGCATAAATTGGGGAGTTACACAGTGCCAACACATGATGAAAAAGAATCGGTTATGATTCTACACAAGgtaaaagaagagagaaatttgGGGGAGAGGTAATTGGTGGTCGGTCTTattattacaaataatttattaatttttccttATATATAATTCTTTTTTCTTTATACGGAATACTTTCAAgatgaaaatatgaaaaattcaAACATTACTCTTATTAGGAATATGGTTATTTGTTAATATGGATGGTGGTGGATAATTAAATATTGATTGTTAATAATAAATGatgaaataattttttcttaTATTCTTTTtgttgtataattgattttgattgaAACTTGAAACgattttaatattactaaaaactcaaaaatagaaaattaatcgCTTTTATTACAAAGAAGGCTAATTGGcaaataaactaaaaaaaaaaagcctt encodes:
- the LOC110660750 gene encoding protein MICROTUBULE BINDING PROTEIN 2C, with the translated sequence MYDPQHFVDLQGNSNFLDPKSWLSGDDNSSPTLRRAQSQLSAHTSTSASTTAAAGNVDRVLYDNLVEMVPLVESLIDRKASSSFTRRGSIIYTKTPSRESLYKRTIDLKGRYPSQSLPPKKKKEHRDKDQSKNASNNQVADGFSIFSSRDLAAEKDLEELVRLREQIEDLQRKLLEKDELLKSAEISKNQMNVVYTTLDELKHEAAEKDSIIKSTQLQLSDAKIKLADKQAALEKIQWEAMTSNRKAEKLQEDLDSLQGGISSFTMLFEGLANNDSTVYAEDYDVKPRYLDYLPDIDDIDHKEMQKMEEARRAYVIAVTAAKEKQDEESIAAAASARLRLQSIVFKSNSMNAGKDFNNGQVSQAS
- the LOC110660752 gene encoding protein BREAKING OF ASYMMETRY IN THE STOMATAL LINEAGE — protein: MCTPWTMTRFIRWRLRDWVSCFLPCKFPLDDDPGRVCTSSPQPPIKNMVFDIKKDEMKGKRASKKLLWRNRYRNEKQVNHDVTLDRNTVSMENKSNDSGWPHFQDEDYIVFCFKEDGAFDVVKDGKLEALELFDSGNRSPRPVVRKLNYGEVAETCEKSSHGKTSNAQGIGQGLNPVEEDEEEQNTYLDIESHSVASARGHKFEVMEKHGIRKQSVESSDSNQSESSTGSFSFPILHWELMGSPAQMPKSEGLYIRKHKLTCARFQCWRF